Proteins found in one Hylaeus volcanicus isolate JK05 unplaced genomic scaffold, UHH_iyHylVolc1.0_haploid 27440, whole genome shotgun sequence genomic segment:
- the LOC128882156 gene encoding M-phase phosphoprotein 6-like isoform X2 — protein sequence MLYKSTMHSNKSKLSKSILEMKFMKRTKEKVEKEQFQEEGEEYFGNELTERMKKVLDRFITEPSYVFCEKLIEGRLSFQGMNPEIEKLMEAEQNNKCTSLDVKKETDVSDEQMAERYKGFNKNIIKKNVSYESYITWKET from the exons taaatcaaaattatccAAAAGTATCTTGGAGATGAAG TTTATGAAACGGACTAAAGAGAAAGTAGAAAAGGAACAGTTTCAAGAAGAAGGCGAAGAATATTTCGGAAATGAATTGACAGAACGTATGAAGAAAGTACT aGACAGATTCATCACTGAACCTAGTTATGTCTTCTgtgagaaattaattgaaggTAGACTAAGTTTCCAAGGTATGAATCCTGAAATAGAAAAACTAATGGAAGCAGAACAGAACAATAAATGCACGTCATTggatgtaaaaaaagaaacagatgtTTCAGATGAACAAATGGCAGAACGCTATAAAGGattcaacaaaaat ataataaagaaaaatgttagttACGAAAGTTACATTACTTGGAAGGAGACATAA
- the LOC128882156 gene encoding M-phase phosphoprotein 6-like isoform X1: MLYKSTMHSNKSKLSKSILEMKFMKRTKEKVEKEQFQEEGEEYFGNELTERMKKVLDRFITEPSYVFCEKLIEGRLSFQGMNPEIEKLMEAEQNNKCTSLDVKKETDVSDEQMAERYKGFNKNVKREYKYEKLLEKNNDEYKPIPKKQKFLKPQD; this comes from the exons taaatcaaaattatccAAAAGTATCTTGGAGATGAAG TTTATGAAACGGACTAAAGAGAAAGTAGAAAAGGAACAGTTTCAAGAAGAAGGCGAAGAATATTTCGGAAATGAATTGACAGAACGTATGAAGAAAGTACT aGACAGATTCATCACTGAACCTAGTTATGTCTTCTgtgagaaattaattgaaggTAGACTAAGTTTCCAAGGTATGAATCCTGAAATAGAAAAACTAATGGAAGCAGAACAGAACAATAAATGCACGTCATTggatgtaaaaaaagaaacagatgtTTCAGATGAACAAATGGCAGAACGCTATAAAGGattcaacaaaaatgtaaaacgtgaatataaatatgagaaacttttagaaaaaaataatgatgaaTATAAACCAATAccaaagaaacaaaagtttttgAAACCTCAAGATtag
- the LOC128882156 gene encoding M-phase phosphoprotein 6-like isoform X3, with amino-acid sequence MLYKSTMHSNKSKLSKSILEMKFMKRTKEKVEKEQFQEEGEEYFGNELTERMKKVLDRFITEPSYVFCEKLIEGRLSFQGMNPEIEKLMEAEQNNKCTSLDVKKETDVSDEQMAERYKGFNKNVKHNKEKC; translated from the exons taaatcaaaattatccAAAAGTATCTTGGAGATGAAG TTTATGAAACGGACTAAAGAGAAAGTAGAAAAGGAACAGTTTCAAGAAGAAGGCGAAGAATATTTCGGAAATGAATTGACAGAACGTATGAAGAAAGTACT aGACAGATTCATCACTGAACCTAGTTATGTCTTCTgtgagaaattaattgaaggTAGACTAAGTTTCCAAGGTATGAATCCTGAAATAGAAAAACTAATGGAAGCAGAACAGAACAATAAATGCACGTCATTggatgtaaaaaaagaaacagatgtTTCAGATGAACAAATGGCAGAACGCTATAAAGGattcaacaaaaatgtaaaac ataataaagaaaaatgttag